From Bacillus sp. FSL K6-3431, the proteins below share one genomic window:
- the rnmV gene encoding ribonuclease M5, which produces MKIKEIIVVEGKDDTRAIQRAINADTIETNGSAVSKETIEKIKLAQRVRGVIVLTDPDFPGEKIRKYISQHVPDCKHAFIDKKQALPAHGRGLGVEHASDAVIQEALKEAQQMETDAEEWISKDELMDAGLIGGAKAKVRRERIGELLKIGYTNGKQLHKRLMMFQISKEDFTKALKTVLQEEQN; this is translated from the coding sequence ATGAAAATAAAAGAAATTATTGTGGTAGAAGGTAAAGATGACACAAGAGCAATTCAAAGAGCTATTAATGCAGATACAATTGAAACAAATGGATCAGCGGTTTCTAAAGAAACGATTGAAAAGATCAAGCTAGCACAACGAGTGAGAGGTGTGATCGTTTTAACAGACCCGGATTTTCCAGGTGAAAAAATACGTAAATATATCTCTCAACATGTTCCCGATTGTAAACATGCATTTATTGATAAGAAGCAAGCCTTACCTGCACATGGTCGTGGCCTGGGAGTCGAACATGCATCTGATGCTGTTATTCAGGAAGCGTTAAAAGAGGCTCAGCAGATGGAGACAGATGCTGAGGAGTGGATTTCTAAGGACGAATTAATGGACGCTGGATTAATCGGAGGGGCAAAAGCAAAAGTTCGCAGAGAGAGAATTGGTGAATTACTTAAAATTGGTTATACAAATGGAAAACAGCTTCATAAGCGTTTAATGATGTTCCAAATATCCAAGGAGGATTTTACAAAAGCATTAAAGACCGTTTTACAGGAGGAACAAAACTAA
- the rsmA gene encoding 16S rRNA (adenine(1518)-N(6)/adenine(1519)-N(6))-dimethyltransferase RsmA, protein MQKDIATPLRTKEILKKYGFSFKKSLGQNFLIDPNILRNITGFAELTKDSGAIEIGPGIGALTEHLARASKKVVAFEIDQRLFPILEDTLSPYGNINLIHQDILEADLKQLIIDEFNDVKDVMVVANLPYYVTTPIILKLLEADLPLRGIVVMLQKEVAERIAAKPSTKEYGSLSIAIQYYTTAETVMVVPKTVFMPQPNVDSAVIRLIKREKPAVDVTDEVFFFKLVRMSFAQRRKTILNNLTIGLPQGKEKKAEIIHVLESVGIDPRRRGETLSIQEFGVLSNALWSLFHSF, encoded by the coding sequence ATGCAAAAAGATATTGCCACACCATTACGCACAAAAGAGATTCTAAAAAAGTATGGATTTTCATTCAAAAAAAGCTTAGGACAAAACTTTTTAATTGACCCAAATATTTTACGTAATATTACTGGTTTTGCAGAATTAACAAAAGACTCTGGTGCAATTGAGATCGGACCAGGAATAGGAGCATTAACGGAACATTTAGCTAGAGCTAGTAAGAAAGTCGTTGCATTTGAAATTGACCAGCGTTTATTCCCCATTTTGGAAGATACGCTTTCTCCTTATGGCAATATTAATCTTATTCATCAAGATATACTTGAAGCAGATTTAAAACAACTGATTATAGATGAGTTTAATGACGTGAAAGATGTGATGGTAGTAGCTAATCTTCCCTATTACGTAACCACTCCTATTATTTTGAAATTATTAGAAGCAGACTTACCGCTACGAGGGATTGTCGTCATGCTACAAAAAGAGGTAGCGGAAAGAATAGCTGCAAAGCCAAGTACGAAAGAATATGGATCGTTATCGATTGCAATTCAATATTATACAACAGCTGAAACGGTAATGGTTGTACCAAAAACAGTTTTTATGCCGCAACCGAATGTAGACTCTGCTGTTATCCGATTAATTAAGCGGGAAAAGCCCGCAGTTGATGTAACCGATGAAGTGTTTTTCTTTAAGCTTGTTAGAATGTCTTTTGCTCAACGCCGAAAAACAATATTAAATAACTTAACAATCGGGCTGCCACAAGGAAAAGAAAAAAAAGCAGAGATCATTCATGTTCTTGAATCGGTTGGCATTGATCCGAGAAGAAGAGGAGAAACCCTCTCTATTCAAGAGTTCGGTGTATTAAGTAATGCATTATGGTCTTTATTTCATTCATTTTGA
- the yabG gene encoding sporulation peptidase YabG has protein sequence MIEINMIVGRLSYQCDILFRVIDMREIGGQQVAILSGKDYRLVADAPVIDLILISESEQLKKITEVRSLEEQSFELFRQDVDLLRLTQEYKETSMYRKELNSFQVPGRVLHLDGDAYYLEKCLDLYERLGVTVHGVHCNEKEMHLRIAELIELYRPDILVITGHDAYSKTKGKKIDLNAYRHSKYFVETVKEARKKIPSLDQLVIFAGACQSHFESLIFAGANFASSPLRVNIHALDPVYIVAKISFTPFMERINVWDVLRNTLTGEKGLGGIETRGVLRTGMPFKPALLEE, from the coding sequence ATGATCGAAATCAATATGATTGTTGGCCGTCTTTCCTATCAATGTGATATCTTATTCAGAGTCATCGATATGAGGGAGATAGGCGGCCAACAGGTGGCTATTTTGTCAGGAAAAGATTACCGTCTTGTGGCAGATGCCCCAGTTATAGATTTGATTCTTATTTCTGAAAGTGAACAGCTTAAGAAAATAACGGAAGTACGTTCACTTGAAGAACAATCATTTGAACTGTTTAGACAAGATGTGGATCTTCTTCGTCTTACCCAAGAATATAAAGAGACGTCAATGTATAGAAAAGAACTAAATTCTTTCCAAGTTCCTGGGCGTGTACTTCATCTTGATGGGGATGCCTATTATTTGGAAAAATGCCTAGATCTATATGAAAGGCTTGGAGTGACAGTACACGGTGTTCATTGTAATGAAAAAGAAATGCATCTACGCATCGCTGAATTAATTGAACTGTATCGTCCGGATATACTTGTTATTACAGGACATGATGCATATTCAAAAACGAAAGGGAAAAAAATTGATTTAAATGCGTATCGCCATTCTAAATATTTCGTAGAAACTGTAAAAGAGGCAAGGAAAAAGATACCGAGCCTCGACCAGCTTGTTATTTTCGCTGGGGCATGCCAATCCCATTTTGAATCCCTCATTTTCGCCGGAGCAAATTTTGCAAGTTCACCTCTTCGGGTAAATATTCATGCACTTGACCCAGTATATATTGTAGCCAAAATAAGTTTTACGCCATTTATGGAAAGAATAAATGTGTGGGATGTCTTACGAAATACACTCACAGGAGAAAAAGGTCTTGGGGGTATCGAAACGAGGGGGGTTCTCCGTACAGGTATGCCTTTTAAACCAGCATTACTTGAGGAATAA
- the veg gene encoding biofilm formation stimulator Veg → MPKTLASIKKSLDSNLGKRLMLKANGGRRKTIERSGVLAETYPSVFVIELDQEENAFERVSYSYADVLTETVELTFYEDTAGNLVLGQQ, encoded by the coding sequence ATGCCAAAAACATTAGCAAGCATTAAAAAATCCCTTGATTCCAACTTGGGTAAGAGATTAATGTTAAAAGCAAATGGAGGCCGCAGAAAAACAATTGAACGTTCTGGGGTTTTGGCAGAAACTTATCCATCAGTTTTTGTCATCGAATTAGATCAAGAGGAAAATGCCTTTGAGCGTGTTTCCTATAGCTATGCAGATGTACTAACGGAAACAGTTGAATTAACTTTCTACGAAGATACAGCAGGTAACTTAGTTCTAGGACAGCAGTAA
- a CDS encoding small, acid-soluble spore protein, alpha/beta type — protein MGRRRGVMSDQLKEELAKELGFHDVVQKEGWGGIRARDAGNMVKRAIEMAERQLAEKNDE, from the coding sequence TTGGGTAGACGTAGAGGTGTAATGTCTGATCAATTGAAAGAAGAGTTGGCAAAAGAGCTTGGCTTTCATGACGTCGTCCAAAAGGAAGGCTGGGGCGGCATCAGAGCAAGAGATGCAGGCAATATGGTTAAGCGTGCAATCGAAATGGCGGAAAGGCAGCTTGCCGAAAAAAATGATGAATGA
- the ispE gene encoding 4-(cytidine 5'-diphospho)-2-C-methyl-D-erythritol kinase produces MKLLMKAPAKINLSLDVLNKRADGYHEVEMVMTTIDLADRIELAALNEDKIKIISHNRFVPDDQRNLAYQAAKLLKERYDVKEGVSISIDKIIPVAAGLAGGSSDAAATLRGLNTLWGLELTVNEMAELGAEIGSDVSFCVHGGTALAQGRGEMITKLPAPPNCWVILAKPSIGVSTADIYKNLDIQSIQHPNTNAMVNALKDQRYDEICRHMGNALEGVTLKLHPEVLHIKEQMERFGADAVMMSGSGPTVYGLVHHESRLQRIYNGLRGFCGQVFAVRMLGDE; encoded by the coding sequence ATGAAACTTTTAATGAAGGCGCCAGCCAAAATCAATTTATCTTTAGATGTTTTGAATAAGCGAGCGGACGGTTATCATGAAGTCGAAATGGTAATGACGACAATTGATTTGGCGGATCGCATTGAATTGGCCGCATTGAATGAAGATAAGATCAAGATTATTTCCCATAATCGTTTTGTTCCTGATGATCAGCGGAATCTTGCTTATCAAGCAGCTAAGCTTTTGAAAGAAAGGTATGACGTGAAAGAAGGAGTATCTATCTCTATCGATAAAATAATTCCTGTAGCAGCAGGCTTAGCCGGCGGAAGTAGTGATGCAGCTGCCACATTAAGGGGGTTAAATACTTTATGGGGTCTTGAGTTAACAGTAAATGAGATGGCGGAACTTGGTGCAGAAATTGGCTCTGATGTATCCTTTTGTGTTCATGGGGGTACTGCTTTGGCACAGGGACGAGGAGAAATGATTACAAAACTACCAGCTCCACCAAATTGTTGGGTAATCTTAGCTAAGCCTTCTATCGGTGTGTCGACAGCGGATATATACAAAAATCTTGATATTCAAAGCATACAACATCCTAATACGAATGCGATGGTAAATGCATTAAAAGATCAAAGATACGATGAGATCTGTCGGCATATGGGCAATGCACTTGAAGGAGTCACATTAAAGTTACACCCGGAGGTACTTCATATTAAAGAACAAATGGAAAGGTTCGGGGCTGATGCTGTTATGATGAGTGGAAGTGGCCCAACTGTTTATGGTTTAGTCCATCATGAATCGCGGTTGCAGCGAATATATAATGGCCTCCGAGGATTTTGCGGCCAAGTGTTTGCGGTTAGAATGCTTGGTGATGAATAA
- the purR gene encoding pur operon repressor has protein sequence MKFRRSERLVDMTHYLMNHPRKLVSLTHFSQKYSSAKSSISEDLVIIKDTFENQGIGTLQTYPGAAGGVKYIPKVKEAQAEEFVGQLCHLIADTDRLLPGGYLYMTDLLGDSQILNEVGKHLASAVSNRDIDVIMTVATKGIPIAQAVAHHLNVPFVVVRRDSLVTEGSTVSINYVSGSSKRLQTMSLSKRSLKEGAKVLIVDDFMKAGGTVNGMVNLLAEFNATVAGIAVLVEAEYQEERLVEDYISLIKLSDVDVKGKQINVVKGNFFFEKTKFL, from the coding sequence ATGAAATTCCGCCGCAGCGAGCGTCTTGTGGACATGACTCATTATTTAATGAATCATCCTAGAAAGCTTGTTTCATTAACTCATTTTTCTCAAAAATACTCATCAGCTAAGTCATCTATTAGTGAGGATTTAGTCATTATAAAGGATACATTTGAAAATCAAGGGATTGGTACCCTACAAACGTATCCTGGGGCTGCAGGGGGGGTTAAATACATCCCTAAGGTAAAGGAAGCACAGGCTGAAGAATTTGTCGGCCAACTTTGTCATCTTATTGCAGATACAGATCGATTACTTCCAGGTGGCTACTTATACATGACAGACTTGCTTGGCGATTCTCAAATATTGAATGAAGTTGGAAAGCATTTAGCATCTGCTGTTTCAAACCGTGATATAGATGTAATTATGACTGTAGCAACGAAGGGGATTCCTATTGCTCAAGCGGTTGCACACCATTTAAATGTTCCTTTTGTCGTGGTGAGACGTGATAGTCTTGTAACAGAAGGTTCGACTGTCAGTATAAATTATGTTTCTGGCTCATCAAAGCGTCTGCAAACTATGTCTCTTTCAAAACGTAGTTTAAAGGAAGGTGCAAAGGTTTTAATAGTCGATGACTTTATGAAGGCTGGAGGCACTGTAAACGGGATGGTTAATCTTCTCGCTGAATTTAATGCCACTGTAGCTGGAATTGCAGTTCTAGTCGAAGCGGAATACCAGGAAGAGCGCCTTGTAGAAGATTATATATCACTTATTAAACTGTCAGATGTCGATGTAAAAGGGAAGCAGATCAATGTAGTAAAAGGGAACTTCTTTTTTGAAAAAACAAAATTTTTATAA
- a CDS encoding RidA family protein, with translation MRSVSTNKAPAAIGPYSQGIIVNNMFFSSGQIPLTSEGTIVSEDVTEQAHQVFRNLEAVLVEAGASFDTVVKATVFIKNMDDFAVINDVYAGYFPIHKPARSCVEVARLPKDVLLEIEVIALIR, from the coding sequence ATGAGATCAGTATCTACAAACAAAGCACCGGCTGCTATTGGCCCATATTCACAAGGAATTATAGTTAATAATATGTTTTTTAGCTCGGGACAAATTCCGTTAACTTCAGAAGGAACAATCGTTTCGGAGGATGTTACCGAACAGGCGCACCAAGTTTTCCGTAACCTAGAAGCGGTGTTAGTGGAAGCAGGCGCTTCATTTGATACAGTAGTGAAAGCGACTGTCTTTATTAAAAATATGGATGATTTTGCTGTTATAAATGATGTATACGCTGGATACTTTCCAATACATAAACCCGCACGATCTTGTGTGGAGGTAGCGCGTTTACCTAAAGATGTACTTCTTGAAATCGAAGTAATCGCACTTATTCGATAA
- the spoVG gene encoding septation regulator SpoVG, protein MEVTDVRLRRVNTEGRMRAIASITLDNEFVVHDIRVIDGNNGLFVAMPSKRTPDGEFRDIAHPINSNTRSKIQDVVLAEYHRMGEIEEPELEEAGAS, encoded by the coding sequence ATGGAAGTAACAGATGTGAGATTACGCCGTGTTAACACAGAAGGACGAATGAGAGCGATTGCATCAATTACGCTGGATAACGAATTTGTTGTTCACGACATTCGTGTGATTGACGGAAATAACGGATTGTTTGTTGCAATGCCAAGCAAGCGTACTCCGGACGGAGAATTCCGTGATATTGCTCATCCGATCAATTCAAACACTCGTAGCAAAATTCAGGATGTTGTATTGGCAGAGTATCATCGTATGGGGGAAATCGAAGAACCAGAGTTGGAAGAAGCTGGTGCTTCCTAA
- the glmU gene encoding bifunctional UDP-N-acetylglucosamine diphosphorylase/glucosamine-1-phosphate N-acetyltransferase GlmU yields MTKRFAVILAAGQGTRMKSKLYKVLHPVCGKPMVEHVVDNTSKLKVEQTVTVVGHGAEIVKTYLEGKSDFVLQEEQLGTAHAVKHAKDILYGKKGTTLVICGDTPLIKAETMEALLKYHEVQKAKATVLTAIAEQPDGYGRIIRNSDGSVEKIVEHKDANEEERNVNEINTGTYCFDNEILFNVLDQVSNENTQGEYYLPDVIEILKHANEHVTAYQTPEFEETLGVNDRVALSEAERIMTQRINDQHMRNGVTLKDPMSTYIDADVIIGSDTIILPGTIIQGKTVIGEDCIIGPNSELKNSNVGDNTIIRQSVIHDSTVGMHVNIGPFAHIRPESIIHDEVKVGNFVEVKKSEIGKRSKASHLSYVGDAEVGSDVNLGCGSITVNYDGKNKFLTKIEDNVFVGCNSNLVAPVTIGKGAFIAAGSTITRDVPGEALSIGRAKQVNKENYVKKLNLNN; encoded by the coding sequence ATGACAAAAAGATTCGCTGTAATATTGGCCGCAGGGCAAGGAACTAGAATGAAGTCAAAACTATACAAAGTGCTCCATCCAGTTTGCGGTAAGCCAATGGTTGAGCATGTAGTCGACAATACTTCAAAACTCAAAGTGGAACAAACAGTAACGGTAGTTGGACATGGAGCGGAAATTGTTAAAACATACCTAGAAGGAAAAAGTGATTTCGTTCTTCAAGAGGAACAGTTAGGAACGGCCCATGCGGTAAAACATGCGAAAGATATATTGTACGGAAAAAAAGGAACGACACTCGTCATTTGCGGGGATACGCCACTTATAAAAGCTGAAACGATGGAAGCTTTATTGAAGTATCATGAAGTACAAAAGGCTAAAGCGACAGTATTAACTGCTATAGCGGAGCAACCAGACGGTTATGGCCGTATTATTCGTAATTCCGATGGCTCCGTGGAAAAAATTGTGGAACATAAGGATGCAAATGAAGAAGAAAGAAATGTAAATGAAATTAATACAGGAACATACTGTTTCGATAATGAAATATTATTTAATGTGCTCGATCAAGTGTCGAATGAAAATACACAAGGAGAGTATTACCTTCCTGATGTAATTGAAATATTAAAGCATGCGAATGAACATGTTACAGCATATCAAACGCCAGAATTTGAAGAAACATTAGGTGTCAATGACCGTGTTGCTTTATCAGAGGCGGAAAGGATCATGACACAAAGAATTAATGACCAACATATGCGTAATGGGGTTACGTTAAAGGATCCAATGAGCACATATATTGATGCAGATGTTATAATAGGATCCGACACAATCATTCTTCCTGGAACGATAATACAAGGGAAAACAGTAATTGGGGAAGATTGTATAATAGGTCCTAATAGTGAATTGAAAAATTCTAATGTTGGTGATAATACAATCATTCGTCAGTCTGTTATTCACGACAGTACGGTTGGAATGCATGTAAATATTGGTCCATTTGCCCATATTCGTCCAGAATCCATTATTCATGATGAAGTAAAAGTTGGAAATTTTGTAGAAGTGAAAAAGTCGGAAATTGGCAAACGTAGTAAGGCATCACATTTAAGTTATGTAGGAGATGCAGAAGTTGGATCAGATGTAAATCTTGGATGTGGCTCAATTACAGTCAATTATGATGGAAAAAATAAATTTTTAACAAAAATAGAGGATAATGTATTTGTGGGATGCAATTCAAATCTTGTTGCACCTGTTACAATTGGTAAAGGTGCATTTATTGCGGCGGGTTCAACGATTACAAGGGATGTACCCGGGGAAGCCCTTTCTATTGGGCGTGCCAAGCAAGTGAATAAAGAGAATTATGTCAAGAAACTAAATTTGAATAATTAA
- a CDS encoding ribose-phosphate diphosphokinase produces the protein MSNQYLDPSLKIFSLSSNRALAEEIADVIGLELGKCSVNQFSDGEIQINIEESIRGCDVYVVQSTNEPVNHHLMELLIMIDALKRASAKTINLVMPYYGYARQDRKARAREPITAKLVANLIETAGATRMINLDLHAPQIQGFFDIPNDHLMGVPILGDYYKEKNFNKEDIVIVSPDHGGVTRARRLADRLKAPIAIIDKRRPRPNVAEVMNIVGNVDGKIAILIDDIIDTAGTITLAASALKENGAKQVYACCTHPVLSGPAIERIQNSEIEELIVTNSIALPEEKKISKIKELSVAALLGEAIIRVHENQSVSTLFD, from the coding sequence ATGTCAAATCAATATCTTGACCCTAGTTTAAAAATATTTTCATTAAGTTCAAACCGTGCTTTGGCGGAAGAAATTGCAGATGTAATAGGATTGGAACTTGGAAAATGCTCCGTAAACCAATTTAGTGATGGAGAAATTCAAATAAATATTGAAGAAAGTATCCGTGGTTGCGACGTATATGTTGTGCAATCTACAAACGAACCTGTCAATCATCATTTGATGGAATTACTCATTATGATTGACGCGCTAAAGCGTGCATCGGCAAAAACAATTAATCTTGTAATGCCTTATTACGGTTATGCCCGTCAAGATCGCAAAGCAAGAGCACGTGAACCTATTACAGCTAAGCTTGTCGCTAACTTAATTGAAACAGCGGGTGCAACTCGCATGATTAATCTTGACCTCCATGCCCCTCAAATACAAGGTTTCTTTGATATTCCAAATGATCACTTAATGGGAGTACCTATTTTGGGAGACTATTATAAAGAGAAAAATTTTAATAAAGAAGATATCGTCATCGTCTCTCCAGATCACGGCGGTGTAACGAGAGCAAGAAGGCTAGCAGATCGCTTAAAGGCACCAATTGCAATTATTGATAAACGCCGTCCGCGTCCGAACGTGGCAGAGGTAATGAATATTGTAGGTAATGTCGATGGGAAAATTGCTATTTTGATTGATGATATTATTGATACTGCTGGAACGATCACACTTGCTGCGAGTGCACTGAAGGAAAACGGAGCAAAACAGGTGTATGCATGCTGTACACATCCGGTACTATCAGGACCAGCAATCGAAAGAATCCAGAACTCAGAAATCGAAGAACTGATTGTTACAAATTCAATCGCTCTTCCAGAAGAGAAGAAAATCAGCAAAATTAAAGAACTATCAGTAGCCGCTTTACTAGGCGAAGCAATCATTCGTGTGCATGAGAATCAATCGGTAAGTACGTTATTCGACTGA
- a CDS encoding 50S ribosomal protein L25/general stress protein Ctc: MSTVLKAQTRTNERHSQLSELRSEGDVPAVVYGYNVENTPVSVESKSFLKVMREVGRNGVISLDLEGKKLNVILHEYQEDPIRKEVIHADFLAVDMSVEIEANVRVELSEDAAGVKSGGVLQHILHELTITAKPDDIPEVIEVDISGLEIGESVTVADVRGNYSVVINHEDEESIAAITPPREEEAETENAGEASTEGQAEEK; this comes from the coding sequence ATGAGTACAGTATTAAAAGCACAGACACGTACAAATGAGCGACATTCGCAATTAAGTGAACTACGTTCAGAAGGGGACGTCCCAGCTGTAGTTTACGGATATAATGTGGAAAATACACCGGTTTCTGTGGAAAGCAAAAGCTTTCTAAAAGTAATGCGTGAAGTAGGAAGAAATGGTGTTATTTCACTTGATTTAGAAGGAAAGAAATTAAATGTAATTCTCCATGAGTATCAAGAAGACCCAATACGAAAAGAAGTTATTCATGCTGATTTCCTAGCTGTAGACATGTCAGTTGAAATCGAGGCGAATGTTCGCGTTGAATTATCTGAAGATGCTGCAGGAGTGAAATCTGGTGGAGTGCTTCAACATATTCTTCATGAGTTAACAATTACTGCAAAGCCAGATGATATTCCTGAAGTTATTGAAGTAGATATTTCTGGTTTAGAAATTGGCGAAAGCGTAACAGTAGCTGATGTACGTGGAAATTATTCCGTTGTCATCAACCATGAAGACGAAGAATCTATTGCTGCAATTACACCTCCTAGAGAAGAGGAAGCAGAAACAGAAAATGCTGGAGAAGCTTCTACAGAAGGACAAGCAGAAGAAAAATAA
- the pth gene encoding aminoacyl-tRNA hydrolase, with product MKLIVGLGNPGSAYNKTRHNIGFEVIEELANRFAMPLNQNKFNGVYSLIHRGGSKVILLKPLTYMNLSGESIRPVMEYYDIDMENVLVIYDDLDLPVGKIRLRQKGSAGGHNGIKSTIASLGTQNFNRLRVGIDRPPLGMKVPDYVLGKFRKEEMQEMQTVVQTCANACEKWLEKPFIEVMNDFNIK from the coding sequence ATGAAATTAATTGTAGGATTGGGAAATCCCGGCTCAGCATATAATAAGACGAGGCATAATATAGGCTTTGAGGTAATTGAGGAGCTGGCTAATCGATTTGCTATGCCGTTAAATCAAAATAAATTCAATGGTGTTTATTCTTTGATTCATCGAGGTGGATCAAAAGTTATTTTATTAAAACCATTAACATATATGAATTTATCTGGTGAAAGCATACGTCCGGTTATGGAATACTATGATATAGATATGGAAAATGTACTCGTCATTTATGATGATTTAGATTTGCCTGTTGGTAAAATTAGACTTAGGCAAAAAGGTAGTGCTGGTGGACATAATGGTATTAAATCAACAATTGCAAGCCTTGGAACCCAAAATTTTAATAGGTTAAGGGTTGGAATAGATCGGCCACCACTTGGTATGAAGGTTCCCGACTATGTGTTAGGCAAGTTTCGTAAGGAAGAAATGCAAGAGATGCAAACAGTCGTACAAACATGTGCTAATGCGTGTGAAAAGTGGTTAGAAAAACCCTTTATTGAGGTAATGAATGATTTTAATATAAAATAA
- a CDS encoding anti-sigma-F factor Fin family protein produces the protein MLIHYQCRHCAAKMGTIEGVSLNIEQLGIHLLTNEERQEMVAYHSNGDIHIQAICEDCHETLLKNPDLHQYDYLIH, from the coding sequence ATGCTAATTCACTACCAATGTCGTCATTGTGCGGCCAAGATGGGTACTATTGAAGGCGTTTCTTTGAATATTGAACAACTAGGGATCCATCTATTAACTAATGAAGAAAGACAAGAAATGGTCGCTTATCATTCGAATGGAGACATTCATATTCAAGCAATTTGTGAAGACTGTCATGAGACGCTTCTTAAAAACCCCGATTTGCACCAGTATGATTATCTCATTCACTAA